The following proteins are encoded in a genomic region of Dokdonia donghaensis DSW-1:
- a CDS encoding VanZ family protein — translation MQSSSVGKIIGVVATLYTILLTIGSLIKPVTVVPKVTNIDKLLHAGAYFGLAVLWLLFYFINKKITVKKSTQLKTYLIIALILIGYGIVIEVMQGSLTIYRQPDGWDVLANTIGVLSGCLCFALFFKKFKALNTQY, via the coding sequence ATGCAGAGCTCATCGGTGGGTAAAATAATAGGAGTTGTTGCTACTCTTTACACTATACTCTTAACTATAGGCTCGCTTATAAAGCCCGTAACTGTAGTTCCTAAAGTAACAAATATTGATAAGCTCCTGCACGCAGGAGCTTATTTTGGTCTTGCAGTACTCTGGTTGTTGTTTTACTTTATCAATAAGAAAATAACAGTAAAAAAGAGTACACAGCTTAAGACCTATCTCATTATCGCTTTAATTTTAATAGGTTACGGCATAGTGATTGAGGTGATGCAAGGGAGCTTAACCATTTATAGACAACCAGATGGCTGGGATGTACTCGCAAATACCATAGGTGTCCTTTCTGGATGTTTGTGCTTTGCTTTGTTTTTTAAGAAATTTAAAGCGTTAAATACGCAATATTAA
- a CDS encoding energy transducer TonB, with amino-acid sequence MENSKEGTTVRQNSTYTSSRKHEANLRRNPTLHFQIGLILALLASIFFIEMRTVEKDFAVVEPTENYDEVYTIGEVRVEKKEVKVKKKVQPKKQLEPKVLDNIKKQEDDVKDLVEDLISDSEPDDTEMVEPGSVTEVEEPVEPETVPFVAIETVPLFPGCEGLSDNDERRDCMSANISKFVSKKFRAERGEGLGLEGVNRIYVNFKIDKFGKVVDVRAKAPHPKLEKEALRVARLLPDMTPGKQGGKDVAVLFSLPIIFEIRD; translated from the coding sequence ATGGAAAATTCCAAAGAAGGTACGACTGTTCGCCAAAACAGCACGTACACATCAAGCCGTAAACACGAGGCAAATTTACGAAGAAATCCCACGCTTCATTTTCAAATTGGGTTAATCTTAGCACTTCTCGCATCCATCTTCTTTATAGAAATGCGCACTGTAGAAAAGGATTTTGCAGTAGTTGAGCCTACCGAAAATTATGACGAAGTCTATACGATAGGTGAAGTCCGGGTAGAGAAGAAAGAGGTAAAAGTCAAGAAAAAGGTGCAGCCTAAAAAGCAGCTAGAACCTAAAGTGCTTGACAATATCAAAAAGCAAGAAGATGATGTAAAAGACTTAGTAGAAGATCTTATATCAGACTCAGAGCCAGACGATACAGAAATGGTAGAACCGGGTAGTGTTACAGAGGTAGAGGAGCCTGTAGAGCCGGAGACGGTTCCCTTTGTTGCTATTGAGACCGTTCCGCTTTTTCCAGGTTGTGAAGGTCTTAGTGATAATGACGAGCGCCGCGACTGTATGAGTGCAAACATCTCAAAATTTGTCTCTAAAAAGTTTAGAGCCGAAAGAGGAGAGGGTTTAGGTCTAGAGGGGGTAAACCGTATTTACGTAAACTTTAAGATAGATAAGTTTGGTAAAGTGGTAGATGTAAGGGCAAAGGCCCCGCACCCTAAACTAGAGAAGGAGGCGTTGCGAGTAGCAAGATTATTACCAGATATGACTCCTGGTAAGCAGGGAGGGAAAGATGTAGCCGTCTTATTCTCATTACCTATAATCTTTGAAATCAGAGACTAA
- a CDS encoding cytochrome C oxidase subunit IV family protein translates to MAHEHKLAIFRGTLKFKNNIQKIWGVLIFLTLVTAVEVVLGIYKPEFLIETTFIRMKLLNWIFIILTIVKAYYITWDFMHMRDEVKGLRRAVVWTGIFLICYLVFILLTEGDYIFEVYNNGFQSWDF, encoded by the coding sequence ATGGCACACGAACATAAACTTGCAATATTTAGAGGAACTTTAAAGTTCAAAAATAACATTCAGAAAATCTGGGGTGTACTTATATTTTTAACCTTAGTAACAGCTGTAGAGGTTGTACTAGGTATCTATAAGCCAGAATTTTTAATAGAAACTACATTTATAAGAATGAAGCTTCTTAACTGGATCTTCATTATACTTACCATAGTTAAGGCTTACTATATCACTTGGGACTTTATGCATATGCGTGATGAGGTTAAGGGATTAAGAAGAGCTGTAGTTTGGACAGGTATATTTCTTATTTGTTACTTAGTATTTATACTACTTACAGAAGGAGATTACATCTTTGAGGTTTACAACAACGGTTTCCAGAGTTGGGATTTTTAA
- a CDS encoding energy transducer TonB, producing MEPKKNPKADLRKRSVLFFQLGLIAVLALTYITIEWKTYDNAAVDIGQLDLDDLDDEEIPITELNTPPPPPPPPPPPAPEIIEVVEDEEEIEETVIESTETDAEEEIVEVEEVEVVEEEEEIADVPFAVIENVPIFPGCESMKNNDQRKKCMSEKVSKLVNKKFNTELGSDLGLSGINRIFVSFKIDKKGNITNIRSRAPHPRLQTEAERVIRLLPKMTPGKQRGKPVGVLYSLPITFKVED from the coding sequence ATGGAACCCAAGAAAAATCCAAAAGCAGATCTTCGTAAAAGGAGTGTGCTCTTTTTTCAGTTAGGACTCATCGCAGTTCTAGCACTTACGTATATCACTATAGAGTGGAAAACGTATGACAACGCTGCTGTAGATATAGGGCAGTTAGATCTCGATGATCTTGATGACGAAGAAATTCCAATCACGGAGTTAAATACGCCTCCACCACCCCCTCCACCACCGCCGCCACCAGCGCCGGAAATTATCGAGGTTGTAGAAGATGAAGAAGAAATAGAGGAAACCGTAATTGAGTCTACAGAGACAGATGCCGAAGAGGAAATCGTTGAAGTAGAAGAAGTAGAGGTAGTAGAAGAAGAAGAAGAAATTGCAGATGTACCATTTGCAGTTATTGAAAACGTGCCTATCTTCCCTGGTTGCGAGTCTATGAAGAACAACGACCAGCGTAAAAAGTGTATGTCTGAAAAGGTAAGTAAACTTGTAAATAAGAAGTTTAATACTGAGTTAGGAAGTGACCTTGGTCTTTCTGGAATAAACAGAATCTTTGTGAGTTTCAAGATTGATAAAAAAGGAAACATTACAAACATACGTTCACGTGCACCGCACCCTAGACTTCAAACAGAAGCAGAGCGTGTAATTAGATTGTTACCTAAAATGACACCAGGTAAGCAACGTGGTAAGCCAGTAGGAGTATTATACTCTCTACCTATTACATTTAAAGTAGAAGACTAG
- a CDS encoding cytochrome c oxidase subunit 3 encodes MDTTVTHNNSEEGTWSGGNQPLRASYGKLMMWFFIVSDALTFSGFLAAYGFSRFKFIDAWPIADEVFTHVPFVHGNFPMIYVAFMTFVLIMSSVTMVLAVDAGHHLKHKSVAFYMFLTIIGGIIFVGSQGWEWATFIKGDFGAVETKGGKILQFVDTEGNRLALADFAIEQASEREQHLGKNGIWYDQEATPTTYSIEEVKAGFAATPNALIRIQTLTEDGEKTVLSREASLAKLNKDGKLVVEGANLIHNEYGAPLFADFFFFITGFHGFHVFSGVLINIIIFFNVVLGTYERRGHYEMVEKVGLYWHFVDLVWVFVFTFFYLV; translated from the coding sequence ATGGACACGACTGTGACACATAATAACTCTGAGGAAGGAACTTGGAGTGGTGGAAATCAACCACTAAGAGCAAGCTACGGAAAACTAATGATGTGGTTTTTTATCGTATCTGATGCATTAACCTTTTCTGGGTTTCTTGCGGCTTACGGTTTTTCAAGATTTAAATTTATAGATGCCTGGCCTATTGCAGATGAGGTTTTTACCCACGTACCTTTTGTACACGGTAACTTCCCTATGATCTATGTGGCATTTATGACATTTGTATTAATTATGTCTTCTGTGACTATGGTGCTTGCCGTAGATGCAGGTCATCACTTAAAGCATAAGAGTGTGGCATTCTATATGTTCTTAACGATTATAGGAGGTATTATATTCGTGGGATCACAAGGATGGGAGTGGGCAACTTTTATCAAGGGAGACTTTGGAGCAGTAGAGACTAAGGGTGGAAAAATCCTTCAGTTTGTAGATACAGAAGGTAACCGTCTTGCCCTTGCAGACTTTGCTATTGAGCAGGCTAGCGAGCGTGAGCAACACTTAGGTAAAAACGGTATCTGGTATGATCAAGAGGCTACACCTACAACGTACTCTATAGAGGAGGTGAAAGCAGGATTTGCTGCTACGCCTAATGCACTTATACGTATACAAACTCTTACAGAAGACGGTGAGAAAACAGTACTCTCTAGAGAAGCGTCACTCGCTAAGCTTAATAAAGATGGCAAGCTTGTGGTAGAAGGAGCAAACCTTATACACAACGAGTATGGAGCGCCACTATTTGCAGATTTCTTTTTCTTTATTACTGGTTTTCACGGTTTCCACGTATTTTCTGGGGTACTAATTAATATCATTATTTTCTTTAATGTGGTGTTAGGTACTTACGAGAGAAGAGGACACTATGAGATGGTTGAAAAGGTTGGGTTATACTGGCACTTTGTAGACCTTGTATGGGTATTTGTATTTACATTCTTCTACCTAGTTTAA
- a CDS encoding outer membrane beta-barrel family protein, with product MKYLFTLTLLAFTTLVFAQRPEGGRPDVTITGKVLEADTNVPLEYATVSFTNSEGKVVTGGITDPNGNYSIEVAAGVYDVKFEFISFETKVLPGQKLFKSTTLPTQALTIDSQSLDEVIVRAETTEVQVRLDKKIYNIGKDLTTSGATVSDALSNVPSVTVDVDGAIALRGNENVRILINGRPSAIAGFGSVDALSQLPADAIERVEVITSPSARYDAEGTAGILNIILRKEKTLGLNGSIQTNVGDPERYGITGNINLRTDKFNIFNTTGYSKRTSPGNAFFENRFLSDDVTNPLIEETREFDRNRGGFNTNLGIEYFLTEKTSVTASGFLRLSDNSSGTDNFTDEFDTNGDLAISRTRLEREVEDDKTYQLSLNSITKFDESGHELTSAFQYAVNEETELSTITEFNTFPMDVTLPAEDITQIEDQTEYLAQVDYVRPIGENAQFEFGYRGNFEETVTDYTLLEQEEAGGAFIRDDGLSNIFTYKEDVHAIYTQYGNKFGDFSFLAGLRYENTRQQGAVDAVVEDSDLGTNLDFDNKTDGLFPTLNLTYEFNDRENLTLGYNRRINRPRGRFINPFPSRSSEANIFQGNPDLVPSFASAYDIGYLKRWDKVTLTSSIYYQYETDSFERIQEDTGLVTANGIPIVRTLPINLSTNQRYGAEMGVLYNPKKWLRLNFSANAFLFETEGEFNGVDYGASNFSFFTRGSAKVTLPYKIDWQTNVFYRGPRNNAQTETKGFLFTNLAFSKDILNDNATIAFNVSDVFNSSKRQSLTQTDSFVSDSEFQFRVRSFNLAFTYRFNQKKQRSRGNRGGGDDDGDFEG from the coding sequence ATGAAATATTTATTTACCCTCACCTTACTTGCATTTACTACGCTAGTGTTTGCACAGAGACCAGAGGGAGGAAGACCAGATGTTACTATCACTGGTAAAGTACTAGAGGCAGATACTAACGTGCCACTAGAGTATGCAACGGTATCATTTACAAATAGTGAAGGTAAAGTCGTTACTGGAGGAATCACAGACCCAAACGGAAACTATAGTATAGAAGTAGCCGCTGGAGTATATGATGTAAAATTTGAGTTTATCTCTTTCGAGACCAAAGTTCTACCTGGTCAAAAGTTATTCAAAAGCACAACGCTACCTACACAAGCACTGACAATAGACTCACAATCACTAGATGAAGTAATTGTACGTGCCGAAACTACAGAGGTGCAAGTGAGACTAGATAAAAAAATATATAATATAGGTAAAGATCTTACTACAAGTGGTGCCACAGTAAGTGACGCTTTGAGTAATGTACCTTCTGTTACGGTAGATGTAGATGGGGCAATCGCGCTACGCGGTAATGAAAACGTACGTATCCTTATAAATGGTCGTCCATCTGCCATTGCAGGTTTTGGCTCAGTAGATGCCTTAAGTCAGCTCCCGGCAGATGCTATTGAGCGTGTAGAAGTAATCACGTCACCATCTGCACGTTATGATGCAGAGGGTACGGCAGGTATTCTTAATATCATATTAAGAAAAGAAAAAACACTAGGTCTTAATGGATCTATACAAACTAACGTGGGTGATCCAGAACGTTACGGTATCACGGGTAATATAAACCTACGTACAGACAAGTTTAATATTTTTAATACAACGGGCTATAGTAAACGTACCTCTCCAGGTAATGCATTTTTTGAAAACAGATTCCTATCTGATGATGTGACAAATCCTCTTATAGAAGAAACAAGAGAATTTGATAGAAACCGTGGTGGTTTTAACACTAACCTAGGGATAGAATACTTCTTAACAGAAAAGACTTCTGTTACCGCTAGCGGATTTTTAAGACTAAGCGATAACTCTTCTGGAACAGATAACTTTACAGATGAGTTTGATACAAACGGTGACCTTGCTATCTCTAGAACACGTCTAGAGCGCGAGGTAGAAGATGATAAAACCTACCAGTTATCTTTAAACTCTATTACAAAGTTTGATGAGAGCGGTCACGAGCTTACCTCTGCATTTCAATATGCAGTAAATGAAGAAACAGAACTTTCTACCATTACAGAGTTTAATACCTTCCCAATGGATGTAACCCTTCCTGCAGAAGATATTACTCAAATAGAAGATCAAACAGAGTACCTTGCACAAGTAGACTATGTAAGACCTATAGGTGAGAATGCTCAGTTTGAGTTTGGTTACAGAGGTAATTTTGAAGAAACAGTTACAGATTATACACTACTAGAACAAGAAGAAGCCGGCGGCGCTTTTATACGTGATGATGGTCTTTCTAATATCTTTACCTATAAAGAAGATGTACACGCTATATACACACAGTATGGTAATAAATTTGGAGACTTTTCATTTTTAGCTGGTCTGCGTTATGAGAACACAAGACAGCAAGGAGCTGTAGATGCTGTTGTAGAAGATAGCGATCTAGGTACTAATCTTGATTTTGATAATAAAACAGATGGTTTATTTCCTACACTTAACTTAACCTATGAGTTTAACGATCGTGAGAACCTTACACTAGGTTATAATAGAAGGATAAACAGACCTAGAGGGCGTTTTATAAACCCCTTCCCATCACGTTCTAGTGAGGCAAACATTTTTCAAGGTAATCCAGATCTCGTACCATCATTTGCAAGTGCGTATGATATAGGGTATTTAAAAAGATGGGATAAAGTAACACTTACTTCATCTATCTATTATCAATATGAGACAGACTCTTTTGAGCGTATACAAGAAGATACAGGACTAGTCACTGCAAACGGGATTCCTATTGTTAGAACCCTACCTATTAACTTGAGCACAAACCAGCGATATGGAGCAGAGATGGGTGTTCTTTATAACCCAAAAAAATGGCTACGTCTTAACTTTAGTGCAAACGCGTTCTTATTTGAAACAGAGGGTGAGTTTAATGGTGTAGATTATGGGGCAAGTAACTTTAGCTTCTTTACAAGAGGTAGTGCAAAAGTGACATTGCCGTATAAAATAGACTGGCAAACTAATGTGTTTTATAGAGGGCCACGTAACAATGCTCAAACGGAAACAAAAGGATTTTTGTTTACCAACCTCGCTTTTAGTAAAGACATTCTTAATGATAATGCTACGATAGCTTTTAACGTAAGTGACGTATTTAACTCAAGTAAGAGACAATCTTTAACTCAAACAGATTCCTTTGTGAGTGATAGTGAGTTTCAGTTTAGAGTGCGTTCATTTAACCTAGCATTTACATACCGTTTTAATCAGAAAAAACAACGATCAAGAGGTAACCGCGGTGGCGGTGACGATGACGGTGATTTTGAAGGATAA
- a CDS encoding MBL fold metallo-hydrolase: MKYLTLSLALLLTTISAAQGRFDNVEITVKEVSDHIYMLQGAGGNIGISTGEDGVFMIDDQFAPLSDKITAAIKTISPQPVKFLVNTHFHGDHSGGNANFEAAGAMIVAHDNVRKRLSENAKTANAGLPVITFSEDATFYQNGDDVFLTHVHNAHTDGDALVYFAQSNVLHTGDTFFNGRFPFIDINRGGSIAGDIAAAKKGLMLINDETKIIPGHGALATKADYQKYHDMLVTVYTEVKKAAQNNVSLEEVTAMESITSSFFTDAETAKDFISGPKFRSTVYKSILQELETNEN; encoded by the coding sequence ATGAAATATCTTACGCTCTCGCTTGCCCTTTTACTCACAACGATAAGTGCCGCTCAAGGACGCTTTGACAATGTAGAAATTACCGTAAAAGAAGTGTCAGACCACATCTATATGCTACAAGGTGCTGGCGGAAACATAGGCATATCTACCGGTGAAGATGGTGTATTTATGATTGATGACCAGTTTGCGCCACTTAGCGATAAAATTACCGCAGCTATAAAAACAATCTCACCACAACCTGTAAAGTTTCTTGTAAATACACACTTTCACGGTGATCACAGTGGTGGTAATGCAAATTTTGAGGCAGCCGGCGCAATGATTGTAGCTCACGATAATGTGCGTAAAAGACTATCAGAAAATGCAAAAACTGCAAATGCAGGACTACCCGTAATTACCTTTAGTGAGGATGCAACCTTTTATCAAAATGGAGATGATGTGTTTTTAACACACGTGCACAATGCACATACAGATGGTGATGCTTTAGTTTATTTTGCACAAAGTAACGTACTTCACACAGGCGATACGTTCTTTAATGGGAGATTCCCCTTTATAGATATAAACAGAGGCGGGAGCATAGCAGGTGATATTGCCGCTGCAAAAAAAGGATTAATGCTCATAAATGATGAAACAAAAATCATCCCTGGTCACGGGGCACTCGCAACAAAGGCAGACTACCAGAAATATCACGATATGCTCGTTACTGTATATACTGAAGTTAAAAAAGCTGCTCAAAACAATGTATCTTTAGAAGAAGTTACTGCAATGGAGTCTATAACAAGCTCATTTTTTACAGATGCAGAAACAGCAAAAGATTTTATCTCTGGACCAAAATTTAGAAGTACAGTCTACAAAAGCATTTTGCAAGAGTTAGAAACGAATGAAAACTAA
- the gcvH gene encoding glycine cleavage system protein GcvH: MNIPAELKYTKDHEWVRIEGDVAVVGITDFAQGELGDIVYVEVETLDETLDKDEVFGTVEAVKTVSDLFLPLSGEIVAFNEGLEDEPETVNSDAYGAGWMIKIKFSDASEIEELLSAEAYAELIGG; this comes from the coding sequence ATGAATATACCAGCAGAGTTGAAATATACAAAGGACCACGAGTGGGTACGTATAGAAGGAGATGTTGCCGTAGTAGGAATCACAGATTTTGCTCAGGGTGAGCTAGGAGACATCGTTTATGTTGAGGTAGAAACTCTTGACGAGACCTTAGATAAAGATGAAGTTTTTGGAACAGTAGAAGCTGTAAAAACAGTTTCAGACCTGTTCTTGCCGCTTTCTGGAGAGATCGTAGCCTTTAATGAAGGTCTAGAAGATGAGCCAGAAACCGTAAATAGCGACGCATACGGAGCTGGCTGGATGATAAAAATTAAGTTTTCTGATGCTTCAGAAATAGAAGAGCTTTTAAGTGCAGAAGCATATGCAGAGCTCATCGGTGGGTAA
- a CDS encoding SCO family protein, whose product MRKNTYIGIAAIVLIFGIIVIPKIYKRLANDDVSRGGRMHQEGGVPIEEAPDGLVYITQNGVDRKVPPFKFVNQDNDTISNADYKGKVYLVEFFFTRCTDICIPMSHNLQAIAKKFEGRDDFGIASFSIDPEHDQPEVLKQYQQDYGVTNPNWHFMTGDRSVIRKLSNEGFYLATNEEGDETDLYHSGLFALVDQNGFIRSRLDPYGNPKPYYRGFVPMNKVVPEGGETSEVDILIEDINKLLK is encoded by the coding sequence ATGAGAAAAAACACCTACATAGGCATCGCGGCCATCGTATTAATTTTTGGAATTATTGTAATCCCAAAAATATACAAGCGCCTCGCAAATGATGATGTATCTCGCGGCGGAAGAATGCACCAAGAAGGTGGTGTGCCTATAGAAGAAGCACCAGATGGTCTAGTGTATATTACTCAAAATGGTGTAGATCGTAAAGTGCCGCCTTTTAAGTTTGTAAATCAAGATAACGATACCATAAGCAATGCAGATTATAAGGGTAAGGTATATCTAGTGGAGTTTTTCTTTACAAGGTGTACAGATATCTGTATCCCTATGAGTCATAACCTGCAGGCTATAGCAAAGAAGTTTGAAGGTCGTGATGATTTCGGAATTGCCTCATTCTCTATAGATCCAGAGCACGACCAGCCAGAGGTACTTAAACAATATCAACAAGATTATGGGGTAACTAACCCTAACTGGCATTTTATGACAGGTGATAGATCTGTGATACGCAAGCTGTCTAATGAAGGTTTTTACCTAGCAACAAATGAAGAAGGAGATGAGACAGATTTATATCACTCAGGACTTTTTGCACTTGTAGATCAAAATGGTTTTATAAGATCTAGACTGGACCCTTATGGAAACCCAAAGCCATATTACCGTGGTTTTGTGCCTATGAATAAAGTCGTTCCAGAAGGAGGCGAAACATCAGAAGTAGATATCTTAATAGAAGACATAAATAAATTATTAAAATAG
- the cyoE gene encoding heme o synthase: protein MSDVAVHTNTYSAWYDFKEITKMRLSISVVFSSVAGYFLAADTIDWLVVALLSVGGYFMVGASNAYNQVLERDLDALMDRTKNRPVASGRMSVSTALAIAILFTILGLGTLWYINPQTAMFGGISIFMYVLLYTPLKTKTPLSVFVGAFPGAIPYMLGWVAATNDFGIEPGTLFMIQFFWQFPHFWAIGWFLFDDYKKGGFAMLPTGKRDKGTALQIVLYTVWTVLISLVPAFGVTGDLFLSPISAIVVGALGLFMLYWAIKLYQNRDAKTAKRLMLSSVTYITLLQIVFVVDKFLR from the coding sequence TTGAGCGACGTTGCAGTACATACAAATACCTATTCGGCTTGGTACGATTTTAAGGAAATCACAAAGATGCGCTTATCTATAAGTGTTGTCTTTTCTAGTGTTGCTGGTTACTTTCTTGCGGCAGATACCATAGACTGGCTTGTAGTAGCACTCTTATCTGTAGGTGGTTACTTTATGGTAGGAGCCTCTAATGCTTATAACCAGGTGCTAGAGCGAGATCTTGATGCACTTATGGATCGTACTAAAAACAGACCCGTAGCCTCTGGGCGTATGTCTGTAAGTACGGCGCTTGCAATAGCAATACTATTTACCATATTAGGTCTAGGTACGTTGTGGTACATAAACCCACAGACAGCAATGTTTGGAGGAATTTCTATTTTTATGTATGTACTATTATACACGCCACTTAAGACTAAAACGCCATTATCTGTTTTTGTAGGAGCTTTTCCAGGAGCGATACCATATATGCTGGGTTGGGTAGCTGCGACAAATGATTTTGGTATAGAGCCAGGCACACTGTTTATGATACAGTTTTTCTGGCAATTTCCTCACTTTTGGGCAATAGGTTGGTTTCTTTTTGATGACTATAAAAAAGGAGGCTTTGCTATGTTACCTACGGGTAAACGCGATAAAGGTACGGCCTTGCAGATTGTGCTATACACGGTCTGGACGGTACTTATCTCACTTGTTCCTGCCTTTGGGGTAACTGGAGATTTATTTTTATCACCTATATCTGCCATTGTAGTGGGAGCTTTAGGATTATTTATGCTGTACTGGGCAATAAAATTGTACCAGAACAGAGATGCAAAAACAGCCAAACGACTAATGCTTTCAAGTGTAACGTATATTACACTACTTCAGATAGTTTTTGTAGTAGATAAATTTTTAAGATAG
- a CDS encoding cytochrome c oxidase subunit 3, which translates to MDYTQGGERLKEERAKKQMLWFGIISLCMTFGGLTSAYIVSMERRDWLETYDFPQALIISTVLIVISSVTIHFAKNAIISNKKSLGTALLLITFLLGLGFVASQFAGFASFQEQGFYFTGASSNITTTFLFLIIAVHIAHVVAGFIALLVVIINHLRGKYSAESHLGLSLGVTFWHFLDILWVFLFVLLFVTK; encoded by the coding sequence ATGGATTATACTCAAGGAGGAGAACGATTAAAAGAAGAGCGTGCAAAAAAGCAAATGCTCTGGTTTGGAATAATAAGTTTATGTATGACCTTTGGAGGACTTACAAGTGCTTACATTGTGAGTATGGAGCGTCGCGACTGGCTAGAAACTTATGATTTTCCACAAGCACTTATTATATCTACAGTGCTTATTGTGATAAGTAGTGTGACCATACACTTTGCAAAAAACGCGATAATTAGTAATAAGAAGAGTCTGGGTACGGCGCTATTATTAATCACTTTTTTACTAGGCTTAGGTTTTGTGGCTTCACAATTTGCTGGTTTTGCATCATTTCAAGAGCAAGGCTTTTATTTTACAGGAGCTTCTAGTAATATTACCACGACATTTTTATTTTTAATTATAGCGGTTCACATCGCACACGTAGTAGCTGGATTTATTGCTCTTTTAGTAGTGATTATTAATCATTTAAGAGGTAAGTATTCGGCAGAGAGCCATTTAGGATTGTCGCTAGGAGTCACGTTTTGGCACTTTTTAGACATTTTATGGGTCTTTTTATTTGTGTTATTATTTGTGACAAAATAG
- a CDS encoding DUF420 domain-containing protein has product MSTQNPTEKKYRNWIIILSVVIPVAVAVLFTIKLKDFGLDVEPLTFLPPIYAGINGLTALVLILAVRAIKNGNRATHERLMKTAIGLSVLFLLMYVAYHMTSDSTSYGGEGFIRYVYFFILITHIALSIIIIPLVLFTYVRALAERFDKHKKLARITYPIWLYVAITGVIVYLMISPYYVH; this is encoded by the coding sequence ATGAGTACCCAAAACCCCACCGAAAAGAAATACAGAAACTGGATTATTATACTCTCTGTAGTGATACCCGTAGCTGTCGCTGTGCTTTTTACCATTAAGCTCAAAGATTTTGGACTAGATGTAGAGCCACTTACCTTCTTGCCACCTATCTACGCTGGTATTAACGGGCTTACGGCGCTTGTACTTATTCTTGCAGTAAGAGCGATAAAAAATGGTAACAGAGCAACACACGAGCGATTAATGAAGACTGCCATAGGTCTGTCTGTACTTTTTCTTTTAATGTATGTAGCATACCATATGACGTCAGACTCTACATCATACGGTGGTGAAGGTTTTATAAGATATGTATACTTCTTTATACTTATTACACACATCGCATTATCTATTATTATCATCCCGCTTGTGCTATTTACGTATGTTCGTGCGCTTGCAGAGCGATTTGATAAGCATAAAAAACTTGCTCGCATCACTTACCCTATATGGTTATATGTTGCGATAACTGGCGTGATCGTTTACCTTATGATATCTCCATACTACGTGCACTAG
- a CDS encoding glyoxalase, with amino-acid sequence MSSEIHIKSIGPFIGSKDFKTSSAFYKTIGFEERIISPDMTLFTREDFGFYLQDAYVKDWVDNTMLFLEVIQLDEYLSHLQSLQLSERFKNIKLSNIVNNDWGREFFLHDPSGILWHIGNFK; translated from the coding sequence ATGAGCTCAGAAATACACATCAAATCCATAGGGCCTTTTATAGGCTCAAAAGACTTTAAAACCTCAAGTGCCTTTTATAAAACCATTGGATTTGAAGAACGTATTATCTCTCCAGATATGACACTGTTTACAAGAGAAGACTTTGGCTTTTATTTACAAGATGCCTATGTAAAAGACTGGGTAGATAACACAATGCTCTTTTTAGAAGTAATACAGCTTGATGAGTATCTCTCACACCTACAATCTTTACAACTTAGTGAGCGATTTAAAAATATAAAGCTCTCTAATATTGTAAATAATGACTGGGGACGCGAGTTCTTTTTACACGACCCCTCAGGTATACTATGGCACATAGGTAACTTTAAATAA